A genomic window from Triticum urartu cultivar G1812 chromosome 7, Tu2.1, whole genome shotgun sequence includes:
- the LOC125522203 gene encoding LOW QUALITY PROTEIN: probable gamma-aminobutyrate transaminase 4 (The sequence of the model RefSeq protein was modified relative to this genomic sequence to represent the inferred CDS: inserted 1 base in 1 codon), with protein MTTPRGLLQSDASADQVASERSESVQEHGVDKEHAMLAPFTAGWQTAISPPLIIERSEGCYIYDANGNKYLDALARLLSTALGGSEPRLVKAATEQLNKLPFYHSFYNHTTRPSLDLANELISIFTARQMGKVFFTCSGSEANDSQVRLVWYYNNALGRPKKKKIIARSQSYHGTTYISASLSGLPTLHQDFDLPGNFVLHTDCPHYWRFHLPGETEEEFATRLANNLENLILKEGPDTIAAFIAEPVIGAGGVILPPKTYFEKIQEVVKKHDILFIVDEVITGFGRLGXMFGSDLYDIKPDLVSLAKALSSAYAPIGAILVSREISDVIYSHSNKLGTFAHGFTYSGHPVSCAVALEALKIYRERDIPGHVSHVAQRFQEGIKAFAAESPIIWETRGVGLLIATEFTNNKSPYDLFPFEWGIGETFGAECKKRGMVVKVLGNLIAMSPPLIITLEEIDKLVSIYGEALKVTEARVAECKAKKK; from the exons ATGACGACTCCTCGTGGCCTACTCCAGTCAGATGCCTCGGCCGATCAGGTGGCTTCCGAACGGTCAGAATCTGTTCAGGAACATGG GGTTGATAAGGAGCATGCCATGCTGGCACCGTTCACAGCCGGATGGCAGACCGCAATCTCACCGCCATTGATTATCGAGAGATCTGAG GGCTGTTATATTTATGATGCCAACGGGAACAAGTATCTGGATGCCCTTGCAAGATTATTGTCTACAGCTTTAG GTGGTAGTGAGCCTCGATTAGTCAAAGCTGCAACAGAGCAATTGAACAAGTTGCCTTTCTACCACTCCTTTTATAACCATACAACAAGACCCTCTCTG GATCTTGCGAACGAACTTATTAGCATTTTCACTGCCAGGCAAATGGGGAAAGTCTTCTTTACCTGCAGTGGTTCGGAAGCAAATGACTCTCAG GTCAGGCTAGTATGGTATTATAACAATGCATTGGGGAGGCCAAAGAAGAAGAAAATCATTGCACGATCACAATC ATATCATGGAACAACATACATATCAGCTAGTCTATCTGG TCTTCCTACGTTGCACCAAGACTTTGATCTGCCAGGAAATTTTGTTCTACACACAGACTGCCCTCACTACTGGCGTTTCCATCTCCCTG GTGAGACAGAAGAAGAATTCGCAACTAGACTTGCGAATAATTTAGAGAATCTGATCCTCAAAGAAGGACCAGACACG ATCGCTGCCTTCATTGCTGAACCTGTAATTGGTGCTGGTGGTGTCATCCTTCCTCCAAAAACATATTTTGAGAAG ATTCAAGAAGTTGTTAAGAAGCATGACATTCTTTTCATAGTTGATGAG GTCATTACCGGATTTGGAAGGTTGG CTATGTTTGGATCTGATTTGTATGACATCAAGCCAGATCTTGTTTCCTTGGCAAAG GCTCTTTCTTCTGCATATGCCCCCATTGGAGCAATACTTGTTAGCCGGGAAATATCAGATGTAATTTATTCTCATAGCAATAAGCTTG GTACATTTGCTCATGGATTTACATACTCTGGACATCCTGTTTCGTGTGCTGTGGCTTTAGAAGCATTAAAAATTTATCG GGAAAGAGATATTCCTGGTCATGTATCACATGTTGCTCAAAGATTCCAGGAGGGGATCAAGGCCTTTGCAGCGGAAAGTCCAATTATTTGGGAG ACCCGTGGTGTAGGATTGCTGATAGCAACAGAGTTCACTAACAACAAATCACCATATGATTTATTCCCTTTTGAGTGGG GCATAGGTGAAACCTTTGGGGCGGAGTGTAAGAAACGTGGTATGGTGGTTAAGGTTCTTGGGAACTTGATAGCGATGTCCCCACCACTGATAATAACCCTTGAAGAAATTGATAAA CTGGTGAGCATATATGGAGAAGCCCTAAAGGTCACAGAGGCAAGAGTAGCAGAGTGTAAAGCCAAGAAGAAGTAG